The genomic DNA CGCTAAGGATGCTCCCGTAGAAAAACAATCCATGGTGACCCAGATCCGTTACCTCAACCAGCAACATCAACATATCGGGCATCAGCTTGATAATGATGCCCATGTGCTGCCCGTGGTGGAAGCTGCCGTACGCCGTATGCAAACAGCACAATCCGCACATTTGGTGACAGAAACACAATTCCAGAGCCAACTTTATACCTATGCCCAACTGCTCAGCAGTCATGCACAGTTTTTGCAAAGCTATACAGATACAGAAGGCAAGATTGCAGACCTTACCACAAAGCTTATCCGTTATGATGGCCAACTGGCGCATGATCTGAATGATCTGGATAAGCAGACTGCCCAGATTGACCAACAAATTGCCGAAAGCGAAGGCCACCGTAGCAGTATTATACTTGCGCCGGACGATGGCACCCTCACAGCCATCCGCGTTAATCCGGGCCAGCAGGTTTCTTCCGGCACACCCCTGCTTACCCTGTTGCCTACAGGGCATGCTTTGGAAGCCGAACTGTATGTTAGCTCTGCCTCTATAGGGTTTTTGCATGAGGGCGAACCCGTTCTGCTGCGCTATGCCGCCTTCCCTTATCAGCGTTTTGGTTTGTATCGTGGCCATGTCAGCGAGATCACGCGCGCACCCGTAACCGCAACAGATGGCACAGGCCAAAAAGCTGCGCCTTCGGACAAAGAGAAAACGCAATCTCAAAATCCGGGACAAGACATTTACCGCATTCGCGTACGCCCTGATCAGCAGTTTGTTGAAGCCTATGGCCAACACAAACCCCTTGAAGCCGGTATGGAAGTGGAAGCCGATATCGCTATTGATACACGTAGGCTCTACCAGTGGATTTTTGATCCTGTTATCAGCATGCGAGATGATTTTTATGCCGTAAGCGGAGGATTGAGGTAATGGGCATGACCCTCAAATCCCTTGAGTTCGGATGGCGCTCGCGCACGCCTGTTATTTTGCAGGTAGAGGCTGCAGAATGTGGTTTGGCATGTCTGGCCATGATTATGGGCCATTACGGCAACCAGATTGACTTGGCGACATTACGCAGGCGTTATTCCATTTCCGTTAAAGGCGTTACACTGCGCGATCTTATTGCCACGGCGGATACAGTAGGCCTTTCCACCCGCGCTGTGCGGCTGGAGCTGGAAGACCTACCCAACCTGCGTATGCCCTGCATTTTGCACTGGAGCATGAACCACTTTGTGGTGCTTACGCAGGTTAAAGGCAATAAAGTTACTATTCATGACCCAGCCGTGGGCCGCCGCACGCTTAGTATGGGCGAAGTTTCGCGCGAGTTTACGGGTATTGCTCTAGAAGCCACCCCTAATGACAGCTTCCGCCGCGAGGATGACCGAGAAACCTTGCGCCTGCGCGATCTGTTCCGCCATGTAGCAGGGCTACGACCGGCACTAATGGTGCTGGGTGCGCTTTCCCTTGGGCTGGAAGTTATTGCGCTGATCATGCCTATGGTCTCGCAGGTGGTGATTGATGAAGTAGTGGTAACGGCTGATCACGAACTGCTCATTACCATTGCCTGCGGCATGGCCCTGCTTCTGCTCTTACAGATGCTCATTGGGTGCGTGCGCCAATGGGCGGTACTGTTACTGAGCACACGGGTTGGCCTGCAATGGAACACCAGCCTGTTCGACCACCTCTCCCGCTTGCCGCTGGATTACTTTTCCAAACGCCATGTGGGCGATGTACTCTCACGCTTTAACTCACTGGGTACCATCCAAAAAACCATCACCACCGATATGGTACAAACAGTTATGGATGGATTGATGGCCGTGGGGATGGCCGTCATGTTGTTCATTTATGGTGGCTGGCTGGGCATGGTGGCTATGGTGGCTACGGGGCTGGATGTGCTGTTGCGGCTAATGACCTACCGCATCTACAGAGAGGCCTCTGAAGAACAGATTGTAATTGATGCACGCCAGCAAA from Acetobacter ascendens includes the following:
- a CDS encoding HlyD family secretion protein, yielding MSSDLFRREVLEARRQSWLGQVQASQPLSIRIAAWFTLALVALAILYTIWGVYTRRVHATGLMVPPSGLITVNANTTGTIAQQNAIEGRHVKKGDVLFTIDLEATSSSGPTQEHILSQLRHQRDLLQQQKEIRAKDAPVEKQSMVTQIRYLNQQHQHIGHQLDNDAHVLPVVEAAVRRMQTAQSAHLVTETQFQSQLYTYAQLLSSHAQFLQSYTDTEGKIADLTTKLIRYDGQLAHDLNDLDKQTAQIDQQIAESEGHRSSIILAPDDGTLTAIRVNPGQQVSSGTPLLTLLPTGHALEAELYVSSASIGFLHEGEPVLLRYAAFPYQRFGLYRGHVSEITRAPVTATDGTGQKAAPSDKEKTQSQNPGQDIYRIRVRPDQQFVEAYGQHKPLEAGMEVEADIAIDTRRLYQWIFDPVISMRDDFYAVSGGLR